In a genomic window of [Empedobacter] haloabium:
- a CDS encoding sulfite reductase subunit alpha, giving the protein MADIVTNDTTRLALTAAGFVAYGITCLLPWLRQRRKRAGTAAQAADGWIVAHASQTGNGLELAEQTAATLRLAGIGVRVCELAGVTQQALERTERILFVVSTYGEGDAPDAGAAFASSLMTRRLALSHLHYAVLALGDRAYTQFCGFGRALDAWLREQGAQPLFDRIEVDRSSAQAIGQWRQQLSHLAGTSDAPDWSAPAFAPWRLAERRLLNPGSAGAPVYHLELLPADGALPSWQSGDLVQVAAPGDPERPREYSIASVPADGRVHLLVRLQRHGDGSSGVASGWLCEQTDVGATVALRLRQHRRFRLEENAARPLILIGNGSGIAGLRGHLRARVLARQGRNWLLFGERNAVHDLHYGQELHALHEAGMLERLDLAFSRDQPERVYVQDVLRRQAPALGEWIRQGAAIYVCGSLEGMAGGVDTALRDILGASAVDALAAQGRYRRDVY; this is encoded by the coding sequence ATGGCAGATATCGTCACCAACGACACCACGCGCCTGGCGCTGACCGCGGCCGGCTTCGTCGCCTACGGCATCACCTGCCTGCTGCCCTGGCTGCGCCAGCGGCGCAAGCGCGCCGGCACCGCGGCGCAGGCTGCGGACGGCTGGATCGTCGCCCATGCCAGCCAGACCGGCAACGGCCTTGAACTGGCCGAGCAGACCGCCGCGACCTTGCGCCTGGCCGGCATCGGCGTGCGCGTCTGCGAACTGGCGGGGGTGACGCAGCAGGCGCTGGAGCGCACGGAGCGCATCCTGTTCGTCGTCAGCACCTATGGCGAGGGCGACGCGCCCGACGCGGGCGCCGCGTTCGCCAGCAGCCTGATGACGCGCCGGCTGGCGCTGTCGCACCTGCACTACGCGGTACTGGCGCTGGGCGACCGCGCCTACACCCAGTTCTGCGGCTTCGGCCGTGCGCTCGATGCATGGTTGCGCGAGCAGGGCGCGCAGCCGCTGTTCGACCGCATCGAGGTGGACCGCAGCTCAGCCCAGGCCATCGGCCAGTGGCGCCAGCAACTGAGCCACCTGGCCGGTACCAGCGACGCACCCGACTGGAGCGCGCCCGCGTTCGCGCCGTGGCGGCTGGCCGAGCGCCGCCTGCTCAACCCCGGCAGCGCGGGTGCGCCCGTCTATCATCTGGAACTGCTGCCGGCCGATGGCGCGCTGCCATCGTGGCAGTCCGGCGACCTGGTGCAGGTGGCGGCGCCGGGCGACCCGGAGCGGCCGCGCGAATACTCGATCGCCTCGGTGCCGGCGGACGGCCGCGTGCACCTGCTGGTGCGGCTGCAGCGCCATGGCGACGGCAGCAGCGGCGTCGCCTCCGGCTGGCTGTGCGAACAGACCGACGTGGGCGCGACCGTGGCGTTGCGGCTGCGCCAGCACCGCCGCTTCCGGCTCGAAGAGAATGCCGCGCGCCCGCTGATCTTGATCGGCAACGGCAGCGGCATCGCCGGACTGCGCGGCCACCTGCGTGCCCGCGTGCTGGCGCGGCAGGGGCGCAACTGGCTGCTGTTCGGCGAACGCAACGCGGTACACGATCTGCATTACGGCCAGGAACTGCACGCACTGCACGAGGCAGGCATGCTGGAGCGGCTCGACCTGGCGTTCTCGCGCGACCAGCCCGAACGGGTGTACGTGCAGGACGTGCTGCGCCGTCAGGCGCCGGCGCTGGGCGAGTGGATCCGGCAGGGCGCGGCGATCTATGTGTGCGGCAGCCTGGAAGGGATGGCCGGTGGCGTGGATACGGCGCTGCGCGACATCCTGGGCGCCAGCGCCGTCGATGCGCTGGCGGCGCAAGGACGCTATCGCCGCGACGTGTACTGA
- a CDS encoding FAD:protein FMN transferase: MRRVLLPHAISSAAPPAGAAIHELRGTSMGTSWSARIAGAAAELAPLLQAELDLVVAQMSHWEPASDLGRFNRAPAGTWHALPTEFLEVLAFALDVCEASGGACDPCAGALVNLWGFGPLDRHDEPGFVPPTPAQVQAVLARRAHVRLDPQTGRAWQPGGVQLDLSAVAKGYAVDRLALRLESLGFANYLVEVGGELRGGGVKPDGQPWWVALEQPLDASAGDDGIVVGLHGLAIATSGDYRRYFVDGAGRRPHTIDPRTGLPIDSGIASVTVVDASCMAADAWSTALTVLGVEAGLRLAERRGIAVRYLVRQGDGSLRESTSSAFAAMLD; encoded by the coding sequence ATGCGCCGGGTCCTGCTGCCGCACGCGATCTCGTCCGCGGCGCCGCCCGCCGGCGCCGCCATCCACGAGCTGCGCGGCACCAGCATGGGTACGAGCTGGTCGGCGCGGATCGCCGGCGCGGCGGCGGAGCTGGCCCCGCTCCTGCAAGCGGAACTCGACCTGGTGGTGGCGCAGATGAGCCACTGGGAGCCCGCCTCCGACCTGGGGCGTTTCAACCGCGCCCCGGCGGGCACGTGGCACGCGCTGCCGACCGAGTTCCTGGAAGTGCTGGCGTTCGCGCTGGACGTGTGCGAGGCCTCCGGCGGCGCCTGCGACCCGTGCGCCGGCGCGCTCGTCAACCTGTGGGGCTTCGGGCCCCTCGACCGCCACGACGAACCCGGCTTCGTGCCGCCCACGCCCGCGCAGGTGCAGGCCGTGCTGGCGCGGCGCGCGCACGTGCGGCTCGACCCGCAAACGGGGCGGGCCTGGCAGCCCGGCGGCGTGCAGCTCGACCTGTCGGCCGTCGCCAAAGGTTATGCGGTGGACCGCCTCGCACTGCGGCTGGAGAGCCTTGGCTTCGCCAATTATCTCGTCGAGGTGGGCGGCGAATTGCGTGGCGGCGGCGTCAAGCCGGACGGCCAGCCCTGGTGGGTGGCGCTGGAACAGCCGCTGGATGCGAGCGCCGGCGACGACGGCATCGTCGTCGGCTTGCATGGCCTGGCCATCGCCACGTCGGGCGACTACCGCCGCTATTTCGTCGATGGCGCCGGCCGGCGCCCCCATACGATCGATCCCCGCACCGGTCTGCCGATCGACAGCGGCATCGCATCCGTCACCGTCGTCGATGCCAGCTGCATGGCGGCCGACGCATGGTCCACCGCGCTGACGGTGCTGGGCGTCGAGGCTGGCCTGCGCCTGGCCGAACGGCGCGGCATCGCGGTGCGCTACCTGGTGCGCCAGGGCGACGGCAGCTTGCGCGAATCCACCAGCAGCGCGTTTGCCGCGATGCTCGATTGA
- a CDS encoding DUF4198 domain-containing protein: MKLHKTLIALALAGAAFSAHAHKPWLLPSSTLVEAKEPWVTVDAAISEGLFDIDHVPLKLDGIVVTGPDGAAVTPENASTGKLRSTFDVKMAKNGTYRIALVSQTAFASWKANGETKRWRGLEANLAKEVPANAEDLKVSRTNSRLETFVSANEPDNAVFKPTGKGLELVPVTHPNDMRAGEKATWRFLLDGKPAANLAFSLIPGGVRYRGTLGEIRQSTDAKGEITFTIPAAGMYLVSSSWPAQAPAQPGQPPQMPPLRVTYAATVEVLPQ; encoded by the coding sequence ATGAAGCTCCATAAAACCCTGATCGCGCTGGCACTGGCCGGCGCCGCGTTCAGCGCGCACGCGCACAAGCCGTGGCTGCTGCCATCGTCCACGCTGGTCGAAGCGAAGGAGCCGTGGGTAACCGTCGACGCGGCCATCTCCGAAGGCCTGTTCGACATCGACCACGTGCCCCTGAAACTGGACGGCATCGTCGTCACGGGTCCGGATGGCGCCGCCGTCACGCCGGAGAATGCCAGCACCGGCAAGCTGCGCAGCACGTTCGATGTCAAGATGGCGAAGAACGGCACCTACCGCATCGCGCTGGTCTCGCAGACGGCCTTCGCCAGCTGGAAGGCCAACGGCGAGACCAAGCGCTGGCGCGGCCTGGAAGCCAACCTGGCCAAGGAAGTGCCGGCCAACGCGGAAGACCTGAAGGTGAGCCGCACCAACAGCCGCCTGGAGACCTTCGTCAGCGCCAACGAGCCCGATAACGCCGTGTTCAAGCCGACCGGCAAGGGCCTGGAGCTGGTGCCCGTCACGCACCCGAACGACATGCGCGCCGGCGAGAAAGCCACCTGGCGCTTCCTGCTGGACGGCAAGCCGGCCGCCAACCTGGCCTTCAGCCTGATCCCGGGCGGGGTGCGTTATCGCGGCACCCTGGGCGAAATCCGCCAGAGCACCGACGCCAAGGGCGAGATCACGTTCACGATTCCGGCCGCCGGCATGTACCTGGTCAGCAGCAGCTGGCCGGCGCAGGCGCCCGCGCAACCGGGCCAGCCGCCACAGATGCCGCCGCTGCGCGTGACCTACGCGGCCACCGTCGAAGTGCTGCCGCAGTAA
- a CDS encoding DUF2271 domain-containing protein translates to MKLRYSIALSIPLFSASAMAADLALKLEIPQLNVAEYHKPYIAAWMENADQKVVANLAVLYDTKKKDNAGTKWVKDMRQWWRKTGRDLALPLDGVSGATRAPGEHTLTFPVAKEALNKLPAGQYQLVVEAAREAGGRELVKVPVAWPPKSAQEFSAKGKEELGNVVVQVKP, encoded by the coding sequence ATGAAATTACGCTATTCCATCGCGCTCAGCATTCCGCTGTTCAGCGCATCGGCGATGGCGGCCGACCTGGCCCTGAAGCTCGAGATCCCGCAACTGAACGTGGCCGAGTACCACAAGCCCTACATCGCCGCGTGGATGGAAAACGCGGACCAGAAGGTCGTCGCCAACCTGGCCGTGTTGTACGACACCAAGAAGAAGGACAACGCCGGCACCAAGTGGGTCAAGGACATGCGCCAGTGGTGGCGCAAGACGGGCCGCGACCTGGCCCTGCCGCTGGACGGCGTTTCCGGCGCCACCCGAGCGCCGGGCGAGCACACGCTGACCTTCCCGGTCGCGAAGGAAGCGCTGAACAAGCTGCCGGCCGGCCAGTACCAGCTGGTGGTCGAGGCCGCGCGCGAGGCGGGCGGCCGCGAATTGGTCAAGGTGCCCGTGGCGTGGCCGCCGAAGTCGGCGCAGGAATTCTCCGCCAAGGGCAAGGAAGAACTGGGTAACGTCGTCGTGCAGGTCAAACCTTAA
- a CDS encoding PepSY-associated TM helix domain-containing protein: protein MSEDVNPVQAAASTARASRAVWLKQLHQWHWISSALCLLGMFLFSITGITLNHASQIEAKPTIVRKEATAPAPLLAQLKTFAARHDGDKVPLPAAAEDWLLATWSVKAGGRAAEWSPEEVYLPLPKAGGDAWVRIGLEDGAAEFENTDRGWISWLNDVHKGRNTGTAWNWFIDIFAGACLVFCITGLLILKFHAANRPFTWPMVGLGVLVPVVIALLFIH from the coding sequence GTGAGCGAAGACGTCAACCCAGTCCAGGCGGCCGCCAGCACCGCCCGCGCCAGCCGCGCCGTGTGGCTGAAGCAGCTGCACCAATGGCACTGGATCAGCTCCGCGCTGTGCCTGCTGGGCATGTTCCTGTTCAGTATTACCGGCATCACGTTGAACCACGCCTCCCAGATCGAAGCCAAGCCGACGATCGTGCGCAAGGAGGCCACGGCGCCGGCGCCGCTGCTGGCGCAGCTGAAGACCTTCGCGGCGCGGCATGACGGCGACAAGGTGCCGCTGCCTGCGGCCGCCGAAGACTGGCTGCTGGCTACCTGGTCCGTCAAGGCGGGCGGTCGCGCCGCCGAATGGTCGCCCGAGGAGGTCTACCTGCCGCTGCCGAAGGCCGGCGGGGATGCCTGGGTCCGCATCGGCCTCGAGGATGGCGCGGCCGAGTTCGAGAATACGGACCGCGGCTGGATTTCCTGGCTCAACGACGTGCACAAGGGCCGCAACACCGGCACGGCATGGAACTGGTTCATCGATATCTTTGCCGGCGCCTGCCTGGTGTTCTGCATCACGGGCCTCCTGATCCTCAAATTCCATGCGGCGAACCGGCCGTTCACGTGGCCGATGGTCGGCCTGGGCGTGCTGGTTCCCGTCGTCATCGCACTGCTGTTCATTCACTAA
- a CDS encoding pyridoxamine 5'-phosphate oxidase family protein, with the protein MTIFTKDELDDLTKRVKDVKFGMFTTSDDENRMTSRPLTLQQIDEAGTMWFFVSDEEEFTTHLVNNPSVNVSFADVDDHLYVSVAGRAALVRDRAKMEQLWKPSVKAWFPEGLDDPHLALLEVQIQSAEYWDTGNSKMVSLFAMAKAALTGKRPTNVGEHKHLGH; encoded by the coding sequence ATGACGATATTTACCAAGGACGAACTGGACGATCTGACCAAGCGCGTCAAGGATGTGAAGTTCGGGATGTTCACCACGAGCGACGACGAGAACCGGATGACGAGCCGCCCGCTGACGCTGCAGCAGATCGACGAGGCCGGCACGATGTGGTTCTTTGTTTCCGACGAGGAGGAGTTCACGACGCACCTGGTGAACAACCCCTCCGTCAACGTCAGCTTTGCCGACGTCGACGATCACCTGTACGTATCCGTCGCCGGCCGCGCGGCGCTGGTACGCGACCGCGCCAAGATGGAGCAGCTGTGGAAGCCCTCCGTCAAGGCCTGGTTCCCGGAGGGTCTGGACGACCCGCACCTGGCGCTGCTGGAAGTGCAGATCCAGTCGGCCGAGTACTGGGATACGGGCAACAGCAAGATGGTGAGCCTGTTTGCGATGGCGAAGGCGGCGCTGACGGGCAAGCGGCCGACCAATGTTGGCGAGCACAAGCACTTGGGGCACTGA
- a CDS encoding KGG domain-containing protein, translating to MASSNQGNNRGNRQGEAQGNTGNKQSATRNRGFASMDPQRQREIASEGGRAAHAKGTAHEFTSEEARRAGAMSHKNGNRQSARGGNSGGGNDQGNQG from the coding sequence ATGGCATCATCGAATCAGGGTAATAATCGAGGTAACCGACAAGGCGAGGCCCAGGGCAATACGGGTAACAAGCAAAGCGCAACGCGTAATCGCGGCTTTGCGTCGATGGATCCGCAGCGTCAGCGCGAGATCGCATCCGAAGGGGGACGTGCCGCGCATGCGAAAGGCACGGCGCACGAGTTCACGTCGGAGGAGGCACGCCGGGCTGGGGCCATGAGCCACAAGAACGGCAATCGCCAAAGCGCACGCGGCGGTAATTCCGGCGGTGGCAATGACCAGGGCAACCAGGGCTGA
- the pdeM gene encoding ligase-associated DNA damage response endonuclease PdeM, which produces MNAASTELAGEAVLLLAQKALYWPRERMLVIADIHFGKAASFRALGIPVPRGTTTENLEALDALLAAHDVRHVLFLGDFLHAKAAHASATVQAMLAWRARHPDLVLTLVRGNHDKHAGDPAAQLGLALVDEPYVLGPFAFCHHPDLACDGYVLAGHVHPVYRLRAGRESMRLPCFLVGPRRAILPSFGSFTGGHEIEPAAEDRLYLAVEEAIFPLENK; this is translated from the coding sequence ATGAACGCGGCGTCCACCGAGCTGGCGGGCGAAGCGGTGTTGCTGCTGGCGCAGAAAGCCCTGTACTGGCCGCGCGAACGGATGCTGGTGATCGCCGACATCCACTTCGGCAAGGCGGCGTCGTTCCGTGCGTTGGGTATTCCCGTCCCGCGCGGGACGACCACCGAAAACCTAGAGGCGCTCGATGCGCTGCTGGCGGCGCACGACGTGCGCCACGTGCTGTTCCTGGGCGACTTCCTGCATGCGAAAGCGGCGCATGCGTCCGCTACCGTGCAGGCGATGCTGGCCTGGCGCGCGCGCCATCCCGACCTGGTGCTGACACTGGTGCGCGGCAACCACGACAAGCATGCGGGCGATCCGGCCGCGCAGCTGGGACTGGCGCTGGTGGACGAGCCTTACGTGCTGGGGCCGTTCGCGTTCTGCCACCACCCCGACCTCGCCTGCGACGGCTACGTGTTGGCCGGGCACGTCCATCCCGTCTACCGGCTGCGGGCCGGGCGCGAGTCCATGCGCCTGCCTTGTTTCCTGGTCGGCCCGCGCCGTGCCATCCTGCCGTCGTTCGGTTCCTTCACGGGCGGCCATGAGATCGAGCCGGCGGCGGAGGACAGGCTGTACCTGGCGGTGGAAGAAGCGATTTTCCCACTGGAAAATAAATAG